In one window of Terriglobia bacterium DNA:
- a CDS encoding PQQ-dependent dehydrogenase, methanol/ethanol family, producing the protein MKTLWLCAVLSAFSAAPLLTQTMQELINGGKNAENVLTHSMGYDRKSYSPLKQINKSNVKRLVPVWSTSVMNDQGELGQPTIYNGVMYVVNGKWTFAIDVETGKQLWRTPVEIESGVTRAPFNRGGATIYNGKLFRVTIDNHLLALDMKSGTELWNQKFAEAKEGYYSTGGPIVANGVVISGVSGGESTTRGFLDGWDPDTGKKLWRQYTIPAPGEPGSETWPKNSDAWKYGGGPTWRSGSYDPELDLVYWGTGNAEPYDTRPRESLDSLFTNSVLAIRPKTGEVACYFQYTPNDVYDVDATDENVLADIQIGGRLRKVMIQPNKNGFLYVLDRTNCKLIAANPYVKVNWATRIDLTTGRPVLTDVQKRFAAGEEVEIWPSRGTNAVPIAFDPNSGLVYASTWDVARIQKLAPPKQVPLGGTSTGVDSTIPTVKPGEVVGHFVAMNPLTGEKRWDIPLTDLPNSAGMLATGGGLVFTGKTTGEFLALDADTCKTLWQFKTSSGVNSTAITYTHKGRQYVTIASGLGGILAIRYGAGIVPTGGSVWTFALLQE; encoded by the coding sequence ATGAAAACACTCTGGCTCTGTGCCGTTCTATCTGCTTTCTCCGCCGCTCCCCTGCTTACCCAAACGATGCAGGAGCTGATCAACGGTGGCAAGAATGCCGAGAACGTCCTCACGCACAGCATGGGCTACGATCGAAAGAGCTACAGCCCGCTGAAGCAGATCAACAAAAGCAACGTGAAGCGTCTCGTGCCGGTCTGGAGCACGAGCGTGATGAACGATCAGGGCGAACTCGGACAGCCGACCATTTACAACGGCGTGATGTACGTGGTCAACGGCAAGTGGACATTCGCGATCGACGTCGAAACCGGAAAACAGCTCTGGCGGACTCCGGTGGAAATCGAGTCCGGCGTGACGCGCGCTCCTTTCAATCGCGGCGGCGCGACGATCTACAACGGCAAGCTCTTCCGGGTGACCATCGACAATCACCTGCTCGCTCTCGACATGAAGTCCGGAACCGAGCTCTGGAACCAGAAATTCGCCGAGGCGAAAGAAGGCTACTATTCCACCGGCGGACCGATCGTTGCGAACGGCGTCGTAATTTCCGGAGTTTCGGGCGGCGAGTCCACCACGCGGGGTTTTCTCGATGGCTGGGATCCGGATACCGGCAAAAAGTTATGGCGCCAGTACACGATTCCCGCGCCCGGGGAGCCCGGCTCCGAGACCTGGCCCAAAAACAGCGATGCCTGGAAATACGGCGGAGGCCCCACCTGGCGGTCCGGATCGTACGATCCGGAGCTCGACCTCGTCTACTGGGGCACAGGAAACGCAGAACCCTACGATACCCGGCCCCGCGAAAGCCTCGACAGTCTGTTCACCAACAGTGTCCTCGCCATCCGCCCGAAAACCGGCGAGGTTGCCTGCTACTTTCAGTACACACCCAATGACGTCTACGACGTCGATGCGACCGATGAAAACGTTCTTGCCGATATTCAAATCGGTGGAAGACTCCGCAAGGTCATGATTCAGCCCAACAAGAACGGGTTCCTTTATGTTCTCGACCGCACCAACTGCAAGCTGATCGCGGCCAATCCCTACGTCAAAGTGAACTGGGCCACGCGTATCGATCTGACTACGGGCCGCCCCGTTTTAACCGACGTCCAAAAACGATTCGCCGCGGGAGAAGAAGTCGAAATCTGGCCCTCTCGCGGAACCAATGCGGTCCCCATCGCCTTCGATCCGAATTCGGGACTGGTCTACGCAAGCACCTGGGATGTGGCGCGAATCCAAAAGCTGGCGCCGCCGAAACAGGTTCCGCTTGGCGGAACATCCACCGGCGTGGATTCGACCATTCCGACAGTAAAACCCGGCGAAGTTGTCGGCCACTTCGTGGCGATGAATCCGTTGACTGGGGAAAAACGCTGGGACATCCCATTGACCGATCTGCCAAACTCGGCCGGCATGCTGGCGACAGGCGGCGGGCTCGTCTTTACAGGTAAAACAACCGGCGAATTCCTCGCCCTCGACGCCGACACCTGCAAGACGTTGTGGCAGTTCAAAACAAGTTCAGGCGTGAACTCCACCGCCATCACCTACACCCACAAAGGCCGGCAATATGTCACCATTGCGTCAGGGCTCGGCGGCATTCTTGCCATCCGCTATGGCGCCGGCATCGTGCCCACGGGCGGATCGGTCTGGACCTTTGCTTTACTGCAGGAATAG